In a single window of the Anguilla rostrata isolate EN2019 chromosome 6, ASM1855537v3, whole genome shotgun sequence genome:
- the LOC135256923 gene encoding ALK and LTK ligand 2b-like, translated as MSGLRKPAVIGLILLICTAGYCKENTVHTDTREDKSLFERIMDIVRHAREHRGRSGCTLQHTSKTQEYSIDPKEVHDYKSYNEDQILEIFPRDLRKKEKFLKHFTGPLYFSPKCRKHVYRLYHNTRDCTIPAYYKRCARLLVRLAGSPRCTEG; from the exons ATGAGTGGACTGCGAAAGCCTGCTGTCATTGGACTGATACTCTTGATCTGCACTGCTGGATATTGTAAGGAGAACACTGTTCACACGGACACACGAGAGGACAAAAGCCTTTTCGAACGGATCATGGACATCGTGAGACATGCGAGAGAGCATCGGGGAAGAAGCGGATGTACACTACAGCATACTTCAAAAACACAAGAATACTCAATCGATCCAAAGGAAGTGCACGATTATAAATCATATAATGAGGATCAAATTCTTG agaTTTTCCCAAGAGatctgagaaagaaagaaaagtttttaaaacatttcacag GTCCTCTGTACTTCAGTCCAAAGTGCAGGAAACATGTTTACAGGTTATACCACAACACCAGGGACTGCACAATACCAGCAT ACTACAAACGATGTGCCAGACTTCTCGTTAGGTTAGCTGGAAGTCCAAGATGTACAGAAGGCTAG